In Gemmatimonadota bacterium, the sequence ACGCCATACACCGCTTTGTCGAGCGGAATCGCCGGCCGACGGAACCACCTGCTTCCGAGAATAACCGCTAACAGTGCCGGGGCATGAGGCTTGACGTCCTGTTCACGCCGCCCCCGGCCTGGCGCGCCCGGATCGGCGGCTCCACGGTCGTGGTCCTGGATGTGCTGCGTGCGACCAGCACGGTGGTGGAGGCGCTGGCCAACGGCGCGGCCGCCGTCTATCCGGTGCGCACCGTGGCGGCGGCGCGGCGCCGTGCCGCGGAATTGGGTGACGCCTCTCTCCTGTGCGGCGAGCGCCGCTGCCGGCCCATCCCGGGCTTCGCGCTGGGCAACTCGCCGGGTGAGTTCACGCCGGAGCGCGTGGCGGGTCGGGCGCTGGTCCTGACCACGACCAATGGCACGGCCGCACTGCTCGCCGCGGCCACGGCCGCGCGCGGCGTCGTCGCCTCACTCCTGAACCTCACGGCGGTGGCCGATGCTGTGGCGGGCGACGACGCCGTGCTCATCCTCTGCGCCGGCCGCGAGCGCCGCTTCGCAGTCGAAGACGCGCTCTGCGCCGGCGCGCTCCTCTTGCGCCTGAAGCTCGAGCACCGGCGCGCCCTCGAGCTGAACGACGCCGGCCATGCCGCCGCCGCACTGGCGGAGCGCCAACTGCGCTCGCTGCCCCGCGCCCTGGAGGCC encodes:
- a CDS encoding 2-phosphosulfolactate phosphatase — encoded protein: MRLDVLFTPPPAWRARIGGSTVVVLDVLRATSTVVEALANGAAAVYPVRTVAAARRRAAELGDASLLCGERRCRPIPGFALGNSPGEFTPERVAGRALVLTTTNGTAALLAAATAARGVVASLLNLTAVADAVAGDDAVLILCAGRERRFAVEDALCAGALLLRLKLEHRRALELNDAGHAAAALAERQLRSLPRALEASAAGRALAQAGLAADIAFCAAVDRHKIVPRLDGERITL